GTGAAGCAGCGAATCCTTACGGTGATGGGCAGGCTTCCAAACGAATTGTCAATGCAATTTTGCACCATTATGGTGTTTTGGAAGAGCGTCCCGAAGAATTTCACACAACGTTCAAAAAAGGACCCACAGCCGTCTTGTGAAAAAGCGGATTGCAGTATACAGTGATACTGTAGGGTACGTGTGATCAAACGCACAGTATCAAGTGATGTTTCGTGAAGACTTTGCGTTAAAGTGCTAAAGCGAAATGGTTTGACAAAGACTTGAACGATTCAGTACAATGAACTGGGATTCCGAGGGTGGAGTGTGTTATGACAGGACAACAACAGCGCAAACCGGACGGTTCATCGCCTTGGAAGGCGGTTGGATTGGTGAGTGCGATCGGTATCGATCTGACTGTGTGCACACTTGCCGGATTCTGGTTTGGTTCTTGGCTGGACCGAATGTGGAATGGCTCAGGAATCGGTATTGCCATCGGTGTGCTTGCAGGTTTGTTTGCAGGCATTGTAGGTATCATTGTCATCATTAAGAAAATAGTGGGGGAACCGAATGAATGAAATACCAGCGTACATTTATTGGCTGACCCGGACCACCTTTGTTTTTCTCGCGCTTTGTTTCCTTGCTGTCGCATTGCTTCCGGAATACCGTCCCATCGCCTTTGGGCTGATTGTGGGCTCGGCGGTTAGCTTCGTGAATACGAAGTATTTAGCCAAAAAGGTGCAAAAGATGACCGATGAGGCAGCAAGCGGTACAGGAAAGAGATTCAAAGGATTGGGATTTGCACAGCGGGCGGCTTTTTCGATTGGTGCCGTTATTCTTGCAGTCGAGTTTCCAAAGGTGTTTGAGATTCATGCACTTGCTGGAAGCCTTGTATTTGCACCGTTTGCACTTGTCATTATCGGCTTTATCCTTTCTCGCCGCGAAAACAAGCTGAACTCCGATAACGAAAGGGGTGAGAAAAATGCATGAAGCACCGATAGTTCAGATTGCAGGTTTAAATTTTGACCTTGCACTGATTCTAACCGTAATTGTAAGTGGTATCATTGTATTTGCACTAGCAAAGCTGGCTACTCGCAATCTATCTGTAGAGAATCCAGGCAAGCTGCAAAACTTTATGGAATGGGTAGTTGAATTCGTACAGGGTTTGATCTCCAGTACGATGGACTATAAAAAGGGAGCACCGTTCTTATCGCTCGGTCTGACATTGATTATGTTTATTTTTGTCAGTAACATGCTCGGTCTACCGCTTGTCGTTCCGTTCAAGTATACAGACCCTGCAGCAGCTAATTTCTTCGGTCTGCCGCTCACATCGGTTCTCGATGGATTGAGTTCAGGCAAAGAGTATGTTGAGGTAGGCTGGTGGAAATCACCAACCGCTGACGCTGCATCCGCAATGGGATTAGCACTGATCGTATTCGTTCTGGTTCACTTCTTGGGTATTGTGAAGAATCCGAAGCACTATTTCGGTCATTACTTCAAACCGTTCTTCTTCTTCTTCCCAATCAACTTGATCGAGCAGTTCTCGAAACTGTTGACACACGGAATGCGTCTATTCGGTAATATTTTTGCCGGTGAGGTTTTGATTTCCGTATTGCTCAAAATGTCGACACTGTGGTTCGGAGTAGGAGCAGTTGCCTCTGTACTGGGCTTGATCGTATGGCAAGGATTCAGTATCTTTGTTGGTACAATCCAAGCTTTCGTTTTCACCATTCTGGCTATGGTATACATATCGCAATCGCTGGAGACGGATGAGGATCATTAACTCATTATCGACTTTTGAGAGCGCATTTTGAATAGCGTGGTCTGATGGTTCTATGTCACTGGTTTCACAGTTCGGAAGTTGGATATCCCTTCATACCGGGCTCAACATAAATAATAATTTACACACTCTAAGGAGGATTTTTTCAATGGGAGCATTAGCATTTCTGGCGGCAGCTATCGCCGTAGGTCTGGGCGCATTGGGCGCAGGTATTGGTAACGGTCTGATCGTAAGTAAAACAGTCGAAGGTATCGCTCGTCAACCAGAAGCGAAATCCACACTGCAAACAGTAATGTTTATCGGTGTAGGTCTGGTAGAGGCACTGCCAATCATCGGTGTAGTACTGGCGTTCATTTTCTACGCTGCTGCATAATCAAAGAACAAATAACTGGCGGGGAAGGCCACAGCCATCCGCGCCTTCTTTTTAGCGTAAGTGTGCGTGAAGTCATAGGATTCGGATGATATCTTCATTGCTCTTCATTAATATCATGTTATTTCGATTTGGAAGTTTCGGGGAAGGAGTGAACTGATTTGCATTTTGAATGGACTAACCTTGTGATCGTGATCGTTGCGTTTCTGATCCTGTACTGGCTCTTGAACCGTTATGCATTTGGTCCGCTGTTTTCGGTGATGGAAAAACGCCGCGAACTGATCAAGCAGCAGATGGACGAAGCAGCTCAGACGCGCAATCAGGCAACTCAATATGTAGAAGAACAAAAAGTGGCTTTGCAGCAGGCACGTAAAGATGCTCAGGATATTCTTGAGCAAGCTCGTCAAACGAGCAACAGCCAAGCTGAACAGCTGATCAACCAAGCAAAAGAAGAATCGCTGCGTCTCAAAAACGAGGCTGCTCGCGATATCGAGAACGAGAAAAACAAAGCCGTGGCTGCACTGCGC
The sequence above is drawn from the Paenibacillus sp. JQZ6Y-1 genome and encodes:
- a CDS encoding AtpZ/AtpI family protein, which produces MTGQQQRKPDGSSPWKAVGLVSAIGIDLTVCTLAGFWFGSWLDRMWNGSGIGIAIGVLAGLFAGIVGIIVIIKKIVGEPNE
- a CDS encoding ATP synthase subunit I, which gives rise to MNEIPAYIYWLTRTTFVFLALCFLAVALLPEYRPIAFGLIVGSAVSFVNTKYLAKKVQKMTDEAASGTGKRFKGLGFAQRAAFSIGAVILAVEFPKVFEIHALAGSLVFAPFALVIIGFILSRRENKLNSDNERGEKNA
- the atpB gene encoding F0F1 ATP synthase subunit A, whose translation is MHEAPIVQIAGLNFDLALILTVIVSGIIVFALAKLATRNLSVENPGKLQNFMEWVVEFVQGLISSTMDYKKGAPFLSLGLTLIMFIFVSNMLGLPLVVPFKYTDPAAANFFGLPLTSVLDGLSSGKEYVEVGWWKSPTADAASAMGLALIVFVLVHFLGIVKNPKHYFGHYFKPFFFFFPINLIEQFSKLLTHGMRLFGNIFAGEVLISVLLKMSTLWFGVGAVASVLGLIVWQGFSIFVGTIQAFVFTILAMVYISQSLETDEDH
- the atpE gene encoding F0F1 ATP synthase subunit C, which translates into the protein MGALAFLAAAIAVGLGALGAGIGNGLIVSKTVEGIARQPEAKSTLQTVMFIGVGLVEALPIIGVVLAFIFYAAA
- the atpF gene encoding F0F1 ATP synthase subunit B; this translates as MHFEWTNLVIVIVAFLILYWLLNRYAFGPLFSVMEKRRELIKQQMDEAAQTRNQATQYVEEQKVALQQARKDAQDILEQARQTSNSQAEQLINQAKEESLRLKNEAARDIENEKNKAVAALRSEIGAVSVQIASKVLQKEVDPKAQEQLVDDYLKDVGIRQ